One Acidobacteriota bacterium genomic window, CTGCACAAATCCGTGCGCAATTCCGACGCGGACGCCGCGCTCTACTGGCTGGGACGGATGCTCGAGGCGGGCGAGGACCCCCTCTACGTCGCACGGCGGCTGATCCGCATGGCGTCGGAAGATGTGGGCATGGCCGATCCCAGGGCGCTGGAGGTGACCGTGGCCGCCATGCAGGCGGTCCACTTTGTGGGACTGCCGGAGGGTGACCTGGCTCTGGCCGAAGCCACCGTGTATCTCGCGCTCGCGCCGAAATCGAACGCGCTCTATACGGGTTACGGCGCGGTGAAAAGCGACGCGCAGAAAACCGTGGCCGAACCCGTCCCCCTGCACCTGCGAAATGCCGTGACCGGGCTGATGGCCAACATCGGGTACGGCAAGGGCTACCAGTACGCGCACAATGCCGAGGAAAAACTGACCGACATGGAATGCCTGCCCGAAAATCTCAAAGGCCGCCGCTACTACCAGCCTACCGATCAGGGCCTCGAAAAAAAGCTGAAGGAAAAAATGCAGGCGATTGAGGAGTGGAAGCGGAAGAGGCAAGGCAAGTAGGAGTTTGTTAAAGGCCGTTGTCCCGCCAAGCTGCGCCCTCCGTCTCGCATCCAGAGCGAACCGAGAGACCACGGCAGTTTGTTTTCTCTGTGCGCTCTGTGCATCCTCTGTGACCTCTGTGTTGAAAGCTTTTATTGACCGGGAGGGAAAAGATTTAACACTGAGGGCGCAGAGAAAAACTCACAGAGAGCGCAGAGAAAAAATTTGGCCCCAGCAGGAATGGTTGGACGCGTTGGCGTAGTCTCAAATTCCTTCGCTGACGAAGTGCCTGGCGTATTCTTTGAGGATGCAGCGGTTCTGGACAACTTCCAGGCCAGCTTCGCGGGCGCGCCTGGCGGCGTCCTCATGCTGGACGCCTTCCTGCATCCAGATGACTCGGGCACCTTTGCGGATCGCACTTTCAACAATTTGGGGCACAAATTCCGGGCGTCGGAAGATCACGACGGCGTCAAAGCTTCCAGGAACGTCTTCGAGCGCCGAAAAACATTTTTCACCCAGCACAGAATCTTCGTAGGGGTTGACAGGAATGATGCGGTAGCCGTGCGATTGCATGTAAGAGCTAACGCCGTAACTGGCCCGCGAAGGTTTGGAAGACAGGCCGACAACGGCAAGCGTCTTGCAGGTTTCCAGAATGGTTTGAATCGTGTTCGGCATGGCAAACACCCAAGCCTGTGATGAACGGCCCTGAACCCATCCGTCTCATACACACTACATTATCATTCTACCGCTTTGTTCTTGGCGCAGCTGTTTTGGCCACGCACTCGAGGCCCTCCAGGAACTTCTCGTTGTCTTCGTGCTTCCCGATCGTTACCCGCAGCGAGGTAGGAAAACCGTAAAGCTTCATCGGCCGCACGATCACGCCTTCGTGCATCAGGCGGATAAAATCCTCTTCGCAGTCGCGGCCCGTATCAACCAGCAGAAAATTTCCCACCGACGGAGTGTAACGAACGCCAGCAAGTGCCAGCTCTTCCGTCACAAACTTCATTTCATGGGTGTTTGATTCCACCGAATGCGCCACATGTTCCCGGTCGTCGAGCGCGGCCAGCCCGGCTGCCTGCGCCAGACTGTTGGCGTTGAAAGGCGAGCGCATGCGGTTGAGCGCCTCAATCAGCTCGGGATTGCCCATGCCGTAGCCAAGCCGAAGCCCGGCCAGCCCG contains:
- a CDS encoding CoA-binding protein, which gives rise to MPNTIQTILETCKTLAVVGLSSKPSRASYGVSSYMQSHGYRIIPVNPYEDSVLGEKCFSALEDVPGSFDAVVIFRRPEFVPQIVESAIRKGARVIWMQEGVQHEDAARRAREAGLEVVQNRCILKEYARHFVSEGI